A stretch of the Tardiphaga sp. 709 genome encodes the following:
- the accC gene encoding acetyl-CoA carboxylase biotin carboxylase subunit: MFEKILIANRGEIALRILRACKELGIATVAVHSTADADAMHVRLADESVCIGPPASKDSYLNIPSLLAACEITGADAVHPGYGFLSENARFAEILADHNLKFIGPKAEHIRLMGDKIEAKKTAKRLGIPVVPGSDGGVGPEDDAIAIAREIGFPVLVKAAAGGGGRGMKVAQTEADLLMALSTASNEAKAAFGDASVYLEKYLTRPRHIEIQVLGDGRGGALHLGERDCSLQRRHQKVWEEGPSPILSPEARARIGGICAKAMQDMQYLGVGTIEFLYEDGEFYFIEMNTRIQVEHPVTEMITDIDLVLEQIRIAAGGDLPCTQEEVNIIGHSIECRINAENPETFRPSPGTITQYHAPGGLGVRIDSAVYQGYKIPPYYDSLVGKLIVHGKNRPECLMRLRRALDEIVVDGVETTLPLFRALARESDIIEGDYHIHWLEQYLAGKPPKT, from the coding sequence ATGTTCGAGAAAATCCTGATCGCCAACCGCGGCGAGATCGCATTGCGCATCCTGCGGGCCTGCAAGGAGCTCGGCATCGCGACCGTGGCCGTGCATTCGACTGCGGATGCCGACGCCATGCATGTGCGCCTCGCCGACGAGAGCGTCTGCATCGGCCCGCCGGCGTCGAAAGACAGCTACCTCAACATCCCGTCGCTGCTCGCCGCCTGCGAGATCACCGGCGCCGATGCGGTGCATCCCGGTTACGGCTTCCTGTCCGAGAATGCGCGCTTCGCCGAGATCCTCGCCGACCATAATCTGAAGTTCATTGGCCCCAAGGCCGAGCACATCCGCCTGATGGGCGACAAGATCGAAGCCAAGAAGACCGCCAAGCGGCTTGGCATTCCCGTGGTGCCCGGCTCCGACGGCGGCGTCGGCCCCGAAGACGATGCCATAGCCATCGCCCGCGAGATCGGCTTCCCGGTCCTCGTCAAGGCAGCGGCCGGCGGCGGCGGCCGCGGCATGAAGGTCGCGCAGACCGAAGCCGATCTGCTGATGGCGCTGTCCACTGCCTCGAACGAGGCCAAGGCCGCGTTCGGCGACGCGTCGGTCTATCTCGAAAAGTATCTGACCAGGCCGCGCCACATCGAAATCCAGGTGCTGGGCGATGGCCGCGGCGGCGCGCTGCATCTCGGCGAACGCGACTGCTCGCTGCAGCGCCGGCACCAGAAGGTCTGGGAGGAAGGCCCCTCGCCGATCCTGTCACCGGAAGCGCGCGCCAGGATCGGCGGCATCTGCGCCAAGGCGATGCAGGACATGCAGTATCTCGGCGTCGGCACCATCGAATTCCTCTACGAGGACGGCGAGTTCTATTTCATCGAAATGAACACCCGCATCCAGGTCGAGCATCCCGTCACCGAGATGATCACCGACATCGATCTCGTGCTCGAGCAGATCCGCATCGCTGCCGGCGGCGACCTGCCTTGCACCCAGGAAGAGGTCAACATCATCGGCCATTCTATCGAGTGCCGTATCAATGCCGAGAACCCGGAGACCTTCCGGCCCTCGCCCGGCACGATCACCCAGTATCACGCCCCCGGCGGCCTCGGTGTCCGCATCGATTCCGCGGTCTATCAGGGCTACAAGATCCCGCCCTATTACGACTCGCTGGTGGGCAAGCTGATCGTCCACGGCAAGAACCGGCCGGAATGCCTGATGCGGCTGCGCCGGGCCCTGGACGAGATCGTAGTGGACGGCGTCGAGACGACCCTGCCGCTGTTCCGGGCCCTGGCCCGGGAAAGCGACATTATCGAGGGCGACTACCACATCCACTGGCTGGAACAGTATCTCGCGGGCAAGCCTCCCAAGACCTGA